The genomic DNA TCCAGGACCTCGCAATCGCCATCCCGGTTCACGTCCACCTTGATGTTTTCCAACTCCACATGGACATACTTCTGAACCACCAGCAGCAATTCCTGGCGCAGCTTGGGCAGAAACTCATACCCGCCGTTCTGGGCCCGTTCGTGGGCCACGATGATCTGCAGGCGGTTCTTGGCGACCTCGGCGCTGGATTTCTTGGGGCGAAAATAGCTGAAAATACCCATCTCAGCCTCCAAAAATACGGGCGAAAAAGCCCTTCTTGACCGCCTTCACGAAGCGGTGCTCGACTTCCTCGCCCAACAGTCGGGCCACGGCGTCCTCATAGGCCTGGCCGGCATCGCTGGCTTCGTCCAAAATAACCGGCTCGCCGGAGTTGGAGGCGGCCAGGACGGCCTTTGATTCCGGGACCACGCCCAGAAGGGGAATGGCCAGGATCTCTTCGACATCGGCCACGCTGAGCATTTCCCCCCGGGCCACGCGCTCGGGATCGTAACGGGTCAGCAACAGGTGTTCCTTGATGACGCCGCCGTCCTTGGCCTTCTTGGTCTTGCTCTGCAAAAGCCCGAGCACCCGGTCCGAATCCCGCACGGAGGACACTTCCGGATTGGTCACGACCACGGCCTCGTCGGCGAAATGCATGGCCATGAGTGCCCCATGCTCGATACCGGCCGGAGAGTCGCAGATGATAAAATCGAACCGATTGACCAGCTCCTCCAGAACCTGCTCCACGCCGTCCATGCGCAGGGCATCCTTGTCCTTGGTCTGGGACGCCGGCAAAATGTAGAGATTTTCCACCCGTTTGTCCCGGATCAAGGCCTGATGCAGGGTCGCATCGCCCTGGATGACATTGACGAAGTCATACACCACGCGCCGTTCGCAGCCCATGATCAAATCGAGGTTGCGCAGACCCACGTCGAAATCCAACACCGCGACCTGATATCCGCGTCGAGCCAGGCCCATGGCCAACGACGCGCTGGACGTGGTCTTGCCGACCCCGCCCTTGCCTGATGTGACAACAATTATTTTCCCCACGTTTCCTCCTGGCCCTATCGTCAACTTAAAGAGGTTCTATCAGCAGCTGCCGGCCCGCCAAGCGAATCTGGACCGGAGCACTCTGCACAGTGGCGGGAATATCCTCGCTGACCCGGTACAACCCGGCCACCGAAACCAATTCCGCCTTCAGTTCCTTGCAAAAGATCCTGGCGCCCTCGTTGCCCATGACCCCGGCCAATGCCCGGCCACGCAGGGTCGCATAAATATGGACATTGCCATCGGCAATGACCTCGGCCCCCGGCCCCACGGGCGCCAGAACGATCAGATCCCGCCCCCGGGCATAGATCTGCTGACCGGAGCGGACGGGCCGGTCCACGAGCATGGCCTCTTGATCCAGGGCTGGAGCGGGCTGGGGCGCGGCCGCGACCTTGGTCGGAGCGGACTTGTTCTCCGAAAAAACACTCAGATACAGCTTGGGCGCCAAGCGTTCATGGTATTCATTGCCGCCCTGAATGCCCACCGGCGTCATTCCCTGATCGCGCAAGACACGTACCAGGCCAGCCAGATCAAGCTCGTCGCGGAGCTGGCCCAATGCGGAAAAATCCACGATGACAGCCATGTTGCGAAAAAATTCCGGCGTCCGGGCCAAACGCTCGGACACCTCGCGATTCAAAAGGGCCAGATCAGTGGTCAGGGGACGAAACAGGGTGCAGGGCGCGACCTTGCCCTTGATTTCGAACGACGGCACAAAAAATCCTTGGTTGAAGCTCAGACGGAAAGGACCAAAACATAAGGGCTGGATGTACAGCGGGACGGACCCGAACACAAGGCCCGCGGGGGCGGACCTTGACGCCCCGCCACGCCCTCCGCATGGTGCGAACGACACAAGGAGGATGCATGGATATCCGTCACGTCATTGAACAGGAAATTCCCTTTGACCGGTTCCTTGGCCTGCTGGTCGAGGAAATCCGACCCGGTTACGCCCGGCTCAGACTTCCCTTTCGGCCGGAGTTCATCGGCGACCCACGCCGCCCCGCCCTGCATGGCGGCGTTATCTCGATGCTGGTCGACACCTGCGGCGGCACGGCGGTCTGGGCCGCGTGCGCGGTCAAGGACCGGGTGGCGACCATCGACATGCGCGTGGACTACCTGCGCCCGGCCGACCCGGCGGATCTCATCGCCATCGGCGAGGTCCGGCTCCTGGGCAATCGCGTCGCCAACGCCACGGTCCAGGTCTTTTCCGCCGTCAATCCGGAGATAGTCGTCGCCGAAGGCCGGGGTGTCTACAATATCCGCAAGGCCGGGGCCAGGGCGCCCGAAGCCCGTGCCACCGAAGGTGGACAGACCTTGTCCTGATCTCGGCCCGGCCCTGTCGCGGCCGCCCGATCCAGTCCAAAAAATCCCGACCGTGTCTTGCCGGCCGGGATTTTTCGCGTTTCGTGCCTGATACGAACAGGTTCTATAAATACCCAAGCCGGCCCGGGATGTAGAGGGACAGGGCAGGCGCGAACAAAACCAGTAGCATGGCCACGAGCATGGCCAGGACAAACCACAGCACCCAGCGCACGGTGTCTTCCATGCGCACGCCGGCGATACGCGTCGTCACCATGAGATTCAGGGCCATGGGCGGCGTGAACTGGCCGATGGCCAGGTTCATGGTCAGGACCACGCCGAACCACACCGGATTCCACGCAAAATGAGCCATGACCGGCAACAGGATCGGGATAAAAATGAACAGAATGGACACCCCGTCCAGGAACATGCCGGCGACGATCAACATGACGACCACGGCCAGCAGGGTGACGGTTTCGTTGGGCGACAGGCCAATCAGCGCCCGCCCCATGGCCTCGAACGCGCCCAACGTGTTGCCGGCCCAGGCAAAAACCGAGGACAGGGCGATGATCAGCATGACCACGGCCGAGACCTCGGCCGACTCCACCAGCAGATCGTAGACGCCGCGCACGGTCAGGGTGCGGTAAACAAAAATGCCAACGAAAAGCCCGTAAAACACAGCGGCCACGGCCGCCTCCGTGGGCGTGAAATATCCGGAGCGGATGCCGCCCAGAATAATGACCGGGGCAAGCAACCCCCAGACGGCCTCCTTGAAGGCCGCGAGGACGCCGACACGGCAACCGCCATCGTCGGAAGACCCAAATCCATGCCGGACCGACAACGCCCAGGACGGCACGATCAACGCCAGTCCCGCCAGCAACCCCGGAATCAGACCGGCCGCGAACAGGGCCGGCACCGTGGCCTGGGGCACGAGCACGCTGTAGAGAATGAATGCGATGGACGGCGGGATGATGATGGCCATGGACCCGGAAGCGGCGATAAGGCTGGCCGAAAAGGCCCTGGGATAGCCGGCCGCGGCCATGCCCGGAACCATGACCATGGCCACTGCCGCCGCATCGGCCGGGCCGGACCCCGAGATGCCGCCCAAGACCATGCAGACCAGGATGGCGGCGATGGCCAGCCCGCCCCGAAGCGGCCCGACCAGGGCCACGGTGAAGTTGACCAGACGCAGGGCCACGCCGGAGCGCTCGAACACCATGCCGGCAAAAACGAACATGGGTATGGCCAGCAGGGGATATTTGGCCACGCCGGTATAGACGCTGATCGGCACCGAGGGCAGCCCCAATCCGGCCCCGGCGATAGCCGCCACGCCAGCCACGCCCATGGCCGTGGCCAGGGGCACGCCGGCCAGCATCAGCACCACGAACACGAGAAACAGCAGCGCGATCATGCCGCCCTCCGACGCGCGACCAGCATCAAGGCCAGACGCAGAACAACAAGAGCCGAACACACGGGCAGCCAGACACTGTACCACCATTGGGGCAGTCCCAGGGACGGCGAGGTGACCTCGAAGGAGTAGTCATCCCAAGCGGCCAGGGCGCCAAACCACGCCAACAGGGAAAACATGGCCACGTTGGAAATCCATTCCAAGGCGGCGCACGCGGTCCTGCCCCAGGCGGGCAGGGAATCCACGACCAACGTGATGCGCACGTGCCGGCCCTCGACAAAAGCCGAAATCGACCCCACCAACGTCAAAATGAGCAACAAAAAAACCGACACCTCCTCGGTCATGGCAAAGGAAATGTTGGTGCAATACCGCATGAGGACATTGGCCCCGGTGATCAGGGTCAAGGCCGCCATGACCACGGCGGCCAGGGCTCGTTCCACCCGGGCCGGGCGGATTTTGGGCGAAGATTCCATGGACGACACCTCGGACATGCGCGTGAACTGAAAAAAGACCGGGAGACGACATGGTCCCCCGGCCCGCAAAAAACACCGGAATCCAAAAGCCCCGTTATCGGCTGGCCGCGATGGCCGCCTCGGCCTTCTTGACCAAATCCATCCCGACAATGGCCGCCCACTTGTCATGGACAGGGCGGGTGGCGGCCCGGAAAGGCTCCCGTTCCTCGGCCGTCAACCGGGTGATGATCACGCCGTTCTTCTCGATTTCCCGAAGCAGCGCGTCGTCCCCGGCGGTGATCCCCTTGCGCGCGTCGACCACGTTTTCGGCCGCGGCCTGTGTCGCGGCCTCGGCCACCAGGACGCGATCGGCCTCGGTCCAGGAATCCCAAACTTTCTGGCTGACCACGAAGAAAAGCGGATCGGCCATGTACCCCCACAACGTCAGATATTTCTGCTCCACGGTGTGCAGCTTGGCCGCATTGAAGACCGACAGCGGATTTTCCTGGCCATCCACGGCCTTGGTGGCCAGGGCGGGCTGCGCGTCGGCCCAGCTCATCTGGGTCGGATTGGCGCCCAGGGCGGAAAAACCGTCAATGAAAATAGGCGACCCGACGACCCGGATTTTGAGCCCCTTCAAATCCGTCGGAGACTTGATGGCCAGCTTGGAATTGGACAACTCGCGGAATCCGTTCTCGCCAATGGCCAGCGGCATCACGCCCTGCTTTTTGAGCACGGCGAAAATGTCCTTGGCCACTTCGCCGTGGGTCACGGCATCCATGGCCTTCTCGTCGGAAACAAGGAAGGGCAGGGAAAACAAATTCAGCTGCTTGATCTGGGGCGACCAATTGATGGACGACCCCACGGCCAGATCGATGACGCCCTGACGAATGGCCGTGAATTCACGGGTCT from Deltaproteobacteria bacterium includes the following:
- a CDS encoding PaaI family thioesterase, producing MDIRHVIEQEIPFDRFLGLLVEEIRPGYARLRLPFRPEFIGDPRRPALHGGVISMLVDTCGGTAVWAACAVKDRVATIDMRVDYLRPADPADLIAIGEVRLLGNRVANATVQVFSAVNPEIVVAEGRGVYNIRKAGARAPEARATEGGQTLS
- a CDS encoding DctP family TRAP transporter solute-binding subunit; translated protein: MKKILTLVAVCMVLSAFPVGASEYKAEYRLSTVLGPAFPWGRAAERWASLVKEKTEGRINIKVYPGTSLVGGDQTREFTAIRQGVIDLAVGSSINWSPQIKQLNLFSLPFLVSDEKAMDAVTHGEVAKDIFAVLKKQGVMPLAIGENGFRELSNSKLAIKSPTDLKGLKIRVVGSPIFIDGFSALGANPTQMSWADAQPALATKAVDGQENPLSVFNAAKLHTVEQKYLTLWGYMADPLFFVVSQKVWDSWTEADRVLVAEAATQAAAENVVDARKGITAGDDALLREIEKNGVIITRLTAEEREPFRAATRPVHDKWAAIVGMDLVKKAEAAIAASR
- the minD gene encoding septum site-determining protein MinD, translated to MGKIIVVTSGKGGVGKTTSSASLAMGLARRGYQVAVLDFDVGLRNLDLIMGCERRVVYDFVNVIQGDATLHQALIRDKRVENLYILPASQTKDKDALRMDGVEQVLEELVNRFDFIICDSPAGIEHGALMAMHFADEAVVVTNPEVSSVRDSDRVLGLLQSKTKKAKDGGVIKEHLLLTRYDPERVARGEMLSVADVEEILAIPLLGVVPESKAVLAASNSGEPVILDEASDAGQAYEDAVARLLGEEVEHRFVKAVKKGFFARIFGG
- a CDS encoding TRAP transporter large permease — translated: MIALLFLVFVVLMLAGVPLATAMGVAGVAAIAGAGLGLPSVPISVYTGVAKYPLLAIPMFVFAGMVFERSGVALRLVNFTVALVGPLRGGLAIAAILVCMVLGGISGSGPADAAAVAMVMVPGMAAAGYPRAFSASLIAASGSMAIIIPPSIAFILYSVLVPQATVPALFAAGLIPGLLAGLALIVPSWALSVRHGFGSSDDGGCRVGVLAAFKEAVWGLLAPVIILGGIRSGYFTPTEAAVAAVFYGLFVGIFVYRTLTVRGVYDLLVESAEVSAVVMLIIALSSVFAWAGNTLGAFEAMGRALIGLSPNETVTLLAVVVMLIVAGMFLDGVSILFIFIPILLPVMAHFAWNPVWFGVVLTMNLAIGQFTPPMALNLMVTTRIAGVRMEDTVRWVLWFVLAMLVAMLLVLFAPALSLYIPGRLGYL
- the minC gene encoding septum site-determining protein MinC, which gives rise to MLLVSFAPCGGRGGASRSAPAGLVFGSVPLYIQPLCFGPFRLSFNQGFFVPSFEIKGKVAPCTLFRPLTTDLALLNREVSERLARTPEFFRNMAVIVDFSALGQLRDELDLAGLVRVLRDQGMTPVGIQGGNEYHERLAPKLYLSVFSENKSAPTKVAAAPQPAPALDQEAMLVDRPVRSGQQIYARGRDLIVLAPVGPGAEVIADGNVHIYATLRGRALAGVMGNEGARIFCKELKAELVSVAGLYRVSEDIPATVQSAPVQIRLAGRQLLIEPL
- a CDS encoding TRAP transporter small permease, giving the protein MESSPKIRPARVERALAAVVMAALTLITGANVLMRYCTNISFAMTEEVSVFLLLILTLVGSISAFVEGRHVRITLVVDSLPAWGRTACAALEWISNVAMFSLLAWFGALAAWDDYSFEVTSPSLGLPQWWYSVWLPVCSALVVLRLALMLVARRRAA
- the minE gene encoding cell division topological specificity factor MinE translates to MGIFSYFRPKKSSAEVAKNRLQIIVAHERAQNGGYEFLPKLRQELLLVVQKYVHVELENIKVDVNRDGDCEVL